The proteins below come from a single uncultured Carboxylicivirga sp. genomic window:
- a CDS encoding carboxypeptidase-like regulatory domain-containing protein, protein MKNSISLLLYLLISQFTLANDLNHAIIGKVVDQSNNPIPFANIYIENSTIGTNSSVDGKFQLSNLSYSKATVVIKSIGYVEKKITVDFSKSRTVELHIKLEEEKIGLNEVVIKADSKASQINKSGFAVTSVDVGVLEARPLELNDVLEQTPGLKVRRDGGLGSRTSFNLNGMTGRAVRIFIDGVPMESFGSSYSVNSIPVSLIERVDVYKGVVPVELGNDALGGAINIITKQMRDTENKNTVNGNASYQLGSFNTHRGDVIANLRNGKTGFTGRVSMFYNYSDNDYKVWSDDIKIRDYNQYLPDGSRNPNYLKIIQQGVKVRRFHDAYESKGVKIDLGITGKSWADQLLYSINLSDDYKELQHGPKMIKPYGERFTESQTIAHSIKYLKKDLIIDNLTFTIDGQYSKSKSSLVDTTTNTYDWLGQIIPPVEGVPIIPGEAGNATLNINDNKNYIVRSSVNYHFNQQHSFGINYSYNEYIRSSDDELQASEIRNHGSTNSITKQIAGVTYQQVLLEERLRNSFFIKYYNNLLEQNLISQNGTEFDTLDFRRPDDNWGYGAASSFELNPKVRINFSIEKAVRLVSTNEVFGNPSDEIDPSTDLKPEKSLNINLGGIIKLFEDGLTNLTLTSNFFLRDTYDRIRRNTIEGREKNSILFTNVGHVNSKGIEAQLDYQIAQKWQFMIQAYYLDSRLMEKKAMDGGPNLNYKSREPNMPYLTSNASASYNIGDIIKQGDIINVAWYASYIYKFDYDWSNIGSQNKPVVPTQFINDLSLSYRFANRRTTLALDARNIFNTMAFDNFAVQKPGASIAAKFSYRF, encoded by the coding sequence ATGAAGAACAGTATTTCTCTCTTACTTTATTTATTAATCTCTCAATTTACTTTGGCCAACGATTTAAATCATGCCATTATAGGCAAAGTGGTTGATCAAAGTAATAATCCCATTCCTTTTGCAAATATTTATATCGAAAACTCAACCATCGGAACCAACAGTTCGGTTGATGGTAAATTTCAATTAAGCAACTTATCCTATTCAAAAGCCACTGTGGTTATAAAAAGTATTGGATATGTTGAAAAGAAAATAACCGTTGATTTCTCAAAATCACGAACCGTTGAACTACATATAAAACTCGAAGAAGAAAAAATTGGGTTAAATGAAGTAGTCATCAAAGCAGATAGCAAAGCTTCACAAATCAATAAAAGTGGTTTTGCTGTCACATCTGTTGATGTTGGAGTGCTCGAAGCTCGTCCTTTGGAATTAAACGATGTACTGGAACAAACTCCGGGATTAAAAGTACGACGAGATGGTGGATTAGGTTCTCGAACTAGCTTTAACCTAAATGGCATGACTGGTCGTGCAGTCCGAATTTTTATCGACGGTGTACCCATGGAAAGTTTTGGTTCGTCTTATTCGGTTAATTCCATCCCTGTATCGTTGATCGAACGTGTTGATGTTTACAAAGGTGTTGTTCCTGTTGAATTGGGTAACGATGCACTTGGTGGTGCCATTAATATCATAACCAAACAAATGCGTGATACTGAAAATAAAAACACTGTTAATGGAAATGCATCGTATCAATTGGGTTCATTTAACACACACCGGGGTGATGTGATTGCTAACTTAAGAAATGGAAAAACAGGGTTTACAGGCCGCGTTTCAATGTTCTATAACTATTCTGATAATGACTACAAAGTTTGGAGCGATGATATTAAAATACGCGATTACAACCAGTATTTACCTGATGGCAGTCGTAACCCCAATTACCTAAAAATAATACAACAAGGAGTTAAAGTTCGCCGCTTTCATGATGCTTACGAAAGCAAAGGTGTCAAAATAGATTTAGGTATTACCGGAAAAAGTTGGGCCGATCAACTATTGTATTCCATTAATTTATCCGACGATTATAAAGAGCTTCAACATGGCCCCAAAATGATCAAACCATACGGCGAACGTTTTACCGAAAGTCAAACCATTGCTCATAGCATTAAATACTTAAAGAAGGATTTAATTATTGATAATCTTACTTTTACGATAGATGGACAATATTCTAAATCGAAAAGTAGTTTGGTGGATACAACAACTAATACCTACGATTGGCTGGGTCAAATCATCCCTCCTGTTGAAGGAGTTCCAATCATACCTGGAGAAGCAGGTAATGCCACATTAAATATCAATGATAATAAGAACTACATAGTAAGATCCTCGGTAAATTACCATTTTAATCAACAACATAGCTTTGGTATCAATTACTCATACAACGAATATATAAGATCTTCTGATGATGAGTTACAAGCTTCAGAAATACGTAATCATGGATCGACCAATAGTATTACCAAGCAAATAGCTGGTGTCACCTATCAGCAAGTATTACTCGAAGAAAGATTAAGAAATTCGTTCTTTATCAAATATTACAATAATTTGTTAGAGCAGAACCTGATTTCACAAAATGGTACTGAATTTGACACTTTAGACTTCAGACGTCCAGATGATAATTGGGGATACGGTGCAGCTTCGTCCTTCGAACTCAATCCAAAAGTTCGTATCAATTTTAGTATCGAAAAAGCAGTACGTTTAGTTAGTACCAACGAAGTATTTGGAAATCCATCTGATGAGATTGATCCATCAACCGACCTTAAACCAGAAAAAAGCTTGAATATTAATTTAGGTGGAATTATAAAACTGTTTGAAGACGGCTTAACCAACTTAACACTTACATCTAACTTCTTTTTGCGAGATACCTACGACCGAATACGACGAAATACAATAGAAGGCCGGGAGAAAAACAGCATCTTATTTACCAATGTTGGTCACGTAAATTCAAAAGGTATTGAAGCTCAACTAGATTATCAAATTGCGCAGAAATGGCAATTTATGATTCAGGCTTATTACCTCGATTCGAGGCTGATGGAAAAAAAAGCTATGGACGGAGGTCCTAATCTGAACTATAAAAGCCGGGAACCAAACATGCCATATCTTACATCTAATGCTAGTGCAAGCTACAATATTGGTGATATTATCAAACAAGGTGATATTATCAATGTTGCTTGGTATGCCTCTTACATTTATAAATTCGATTACGATTGGAGTAATATTGGTAGTCAAAACAAACCCGTAGTTCCTACTCAATTCATTAATGACCTTAGCCTTAGTTATCGCTTTGCCAACAGACGAACTACCTTAGCATTAGATGCCCGTAACATATTTAACACAATGGCATTCGACAACTTTGCTGTTCAAAAACCGGGTGCTTCTATTGCCGCCAAGTTTTCATATCGTTTTTAA
- a CDS encoding VIT family protein, whose translation MVTIDNYLDNHYINRSNWLRAVVLGANDGIISVSSISIGVATASTSRETVLLATVAGLVAGALSMAAGEYVSVSSQTDIEQADIKREAQELKDYPDNELKILSQIYERRGLRKETALQVAKELTEHDALGAHIRDELGINEITQANPIQAALASCAAFTAGGILPLIVALLAPVKQMEYFLYAFTIISLILLGGISAKTGGSSIKKAIIRIVVWGTIAMGLSAFVGYLFGVNV comes from the coding sequence ATGGTTACAATTGACAATTATTTAGACAATCACTACATCAATCGAAGTAACTGGTTGAGGGCGGTTGTGCTAGGAGCTAATGATGGTATTATATCTGTTTCGAGTATATCAATAGGTGTAGCAACAGCAAGCACCTCTCGCGAAACAGTTCTTTTAGCCACTGTGGCCGGCTTGGTTGCTGGCGCTTTATCTATGGCAGCTGGCGAATATGTATCGGTTAGTTCGCAAACCGATATCGAACAAGCCGATATTAAAAGAGAAGCTCAGGAATTAAAAGATTATCCTGATAATGAATTAAAAATTTTATCGCAAATCTATGAGCGAAGAGGTTTAAGAAAGGAAACTGCATTACAGGTTGCCAAAGAATTAACTGAACACGACGCTTTAGGAGCTCACATTAGAGACGAACTGGGAATTAATGAAATAACTCAAGCCAATCCTATACAAGCAGCCCTTGCCTCTTGTGCAGCATTTACAGCAGGTGGAATTCTTCCGCTTATTGTTGCTCTATTGGCCCCGGTTAAGCAAATGGAGTACTTTTTGTATGCCTTTACCATTATTTCTTTGATTTTATTAGGAGGAATATCCGCTAAAACAGGGGGATCAAGCATCAAAAAAGCTATTATTCGCATTGTTGTTTGGGGAACCATTGCAATGGGTTTATCTGCCTTTGTTGGTTATTTATTTGGAGTAAATGTTTAA
- a CDS encoding ribonuclease H, giving the protein MKPIKIIVCIQALTDNTIAGCVNDEQYNVIFNYHLINKKLTLLNENQLKVTLRNFQFQFEKVLLSASKRSLRKGQQIKCVFIDGFNFLNEEAYNNLITLDMRLNETRIFSTINPCLKITRLYTDGSYNPETQTAGFGGMIELENGEKQIFHRSFSGGGSNLMELQAVLEGLKQLQHLDKIQINTDSRYVIRGIAQWMHFWKHNEWQTAYGTPVKSADYWQQLYAICEGKYIELNWIKGHFGHIQQDFVHKLAKLNTQNPTKA; this is encoded by the coding sequence TTGAAACCCATAAAAATCATAGTATGCATACAAGCCTTAACCGATAATACTATTGCCGGGTGCGTAAATGATGAACAATACAATGTTATTTTCAACTATCATCTGATAAACAAGAAGCTTACTCTACTAAATGAAAATCAGCTCAAAGTTACTTTAAGAAACTTTCAGTTTCAATTTGAAAAAGTTCTCTTATCAGCATCAAAGCGTAGTCTAAGAAAAGGCCAACAAATCAAATGCGTATTTATTGACGGTTTTAACTTCTTAAACGAAGAAGCATATAATAACCTTATTACTTTGGACATGAGACTGAACGAAACAAGGATTTTCAGCACAATAAATCCCTGTCTCAAAATTACACGCTTATATACCGATGGATCTTATAATCCAGAGACCCAAACTGCAGGATTTGGTGGAATGATAGAATTAGAAAATGGTGAAAAGCAAATCTTCCATCGTTCATTTTCAGGAGGAGGAAGCAACCTTATGGAATTACAGGCTGTACTCGAAGGTTTAAAACAATTACAACACCTCGATAAGATCCAAATTAACACCGATAGTCGATATGTTATTCGAGGAATAGCACAGTGGATGCATTTTTGGAAACACAACGAATGGCAAACTGCCTATGGTACACCTGTAAAATCCGCTGATTATTGGCAACAATTATATGCTATTTGTGAAGGTAAATATATTGAGTTGAATTGGATAAAAGGCCACTTTGGACACATACAACAAGATTTTGTTCATAAACTAGCTAAATTAAATACGCAAAACCCAACAAAAGCATAA
- a CDS encoding ornithine cyclodeaminase family protein gives MKIISGDIIETAAEPHLWIDAMEIALQTFKTADYHTPDRLHVDMADNTLLVMPSVGPDLFSTKLASIFPSNKDKNLPAIQGTLLLNDGATGEALALFNGAKLTAMRTAAVACVGIRHLSDPMTQFMGVIGAGVQGQHLAWMASHERDLERIYFYDPSHQKVVEFMQFMHKHAPHVEVAPCEDEQQVITNSEIVCTATTSKLPVIPNLEDLLLGKTFICIGSYKPDMREIPESVYRLIDTVWIDADQARLESGDLIEPIENAWIKPEQIKHISSLIQTPNELGFKETRLFKSVGHGVFDLFAAKLIYQMAEEKGLGENINL, from the coding sequence ATGAAAATAATTTCAGGGGATATCATTGAAACAGCTGCAGAGCCACATCTATGGATTGATGCCATGGAAATAGCACTGCAAACATTTAAAACTGCCGATTACCATACGCCAGATCGTTTACACGTTGATATGGCAGATAATACACTATTGGTAATGCCTTCGGTTGGCCCCGATTTATTTTCAACCAAATTGGCATCTATATTCCCATCTAATAAAGACAAGAATTTACCAGCTATTCAGGGCACATTACTTTTGAACGATGGCGCTACAGGTGAAGCTCTAGCTTTATTTAACGGGGCTAAGTTAACAGCGATGAGAACTGCTGCAGTGGCGTGTGTTGGCATACGCCATTTATCCGATCCAATGACTCAATTCATGGGCGTTATTGGAGCAGGTGTGCAGGGACAGCATCTGGCCTGGATGGCTAGTCACGAGCGTGATTTGGAACGAATTTATTTTTATGATCCATCGCATCAGAAAGTAGTTGAATTTATGCAGTTTATGCATAAACATGCTCCGCATGTTGAAGTTGCTCCTTGCGAAGACGAACAGCAGGTTATTACCAATTCCGAGATTGTGTGTACTGCAACTACTTCCAAATTACCTGTTATTCCAAACCTGGAAGATCTCTTATTAGGAAAAACCTTTATTTGTATTGGATCATACAAGCCCGACATGAGAGAAATTCCTGAATCGGTATACCGATTAATTGATACGGTGTGGATTGATGCAGATCAAGCCCGGTTGGAAAGCGGTGATTTGATCGAACCCATTGAAAATGCATGGATCAAGCCAGAACAAATAAAGCATATCTCAAGCCTGATTCAAACTCCAAATGAACTTGGATTTAAAGAAACACGACTATTCAAAAGCGTGGGGCACGGAGTTTTCGACCTTTTTGCTGCCAAACTTATTTATCAAATGGCCGAAGAAAAAGGATTAGGGGAAAACATAAATCTATAA
- a CDS encoding prolyl oligopeptidase family serine peptidase, which translates to MKYIITLVLTVLIWQVASAQIDTTDYQRAEQFLSSNLSKKYYNSWVSPHWNKVNNLFWYTNNSKHGIEYNQINIKTLQKKPLFNQIEFAKQLSELTKEEIVPYALPVRIKRLNPENNLIEFSYKSNNYTFDNSSYKITQVEKSKDRPTNYVSSPNKEYTLVIVDYNLWLKTSDNDSIQITTDGSKLNGYGVTPSWMSVKNIESKEDYIMDADINWSPNNRYAIVGRYDRTNAHNLYLYKTLPDNGNRAEVYSYERALAGDSLTATIEYYLFDAEQKNISRLDFDPIASFLTYGFTWNKIGDKAYLKKYYRGYQKMDISEVNASDNSIRKIYEETADTYVDPLTSDFRLLDDGTFLIISEKDGWNHIYRYSTKNGELINQITKGDYVIRSIEHVDTKAKTIYFSAGGKEKGVDPYFPFLYSIKFNGQSLKLLTPEVAEHSVSIWADKNVFIDNFSTVQQPNIAVLRSLKDGKVLKTLEQGDISEILKMGWQAPEPFKAKGRDGKTDIYGVLYKPANFDPTKKYAIIEGTYSGPQTIRAPKTFRRGLLNDDTPLAQLGFILINIDGMGSAYRSKAFHDVSYKNLGDIGGPDKMAVVKKLAQKYNWLDTTRIGIFGHSAGGYDAARALLAYPDFYKVGVAAAGNHDHRIAKAWWPELYMGYPAGPHYDEQSNILHADKLQGHLMLIHGDMDQNVNTASSMRFAAELIKANKDFELLIIPGKDHSSTYFDKYVIRKRWDYFVRYLMEVEPPKNYKIK; encoded by the coding sequence ATGAAATACATTATTACATTAGTACTAACTGTACTTATATGGCAAGTTGCAAGTGCACAAATTGACACTACTGACTATCAACGAGCTGAACAATTTTTATCATCTAACCTTTCAAAAAAATATTATAATTCGTGGGTATCACCTCATTGGAACAAAGTGAATAATTTGTTTTGGTACACCAACAATTCGAAACATGGAATTGAATACAACCAAATAAATATTAAAACTTTACAAAAAAAACCGCTTTTTAATCAAATTGAATTTGCAAAACAACTTTCTGAACTCACTAAAGAAGAAATAGTTCCATATGCTTTACCTGTTCGAATAAAGAGGCTAAATCCAGAAAATAACCTAATAGAATTCTCGTACAAAAGCAATAATTACACATTTGATAATTCGTCTTATAAAATAACTCAGGTAGAAAAAAGTAAAGACCGCCCTACTAACTATGTATCGTCGCCAAATAAAGAATACACCTTAGTTATTGTCGACTATAATTTATGGTTAAAAACAAGTGATAACGATTCGATACAAATAACAACTGATGGTTCAAAACTAAATGGTTATGGTGTAACTCCTTCATGGATGTCGGTTAAAAATATAGAATCAAAAGAAGATTATATTATGGATGCTGATATCAATTGGAGTCCTAACAATCGTTACGCTATTGTTGGTCGTTACGACAGAACCAATGCCCATAATTTATACTTATACAAAACACTTCCCGACAATGGTAATCGTGCCGAAGTATATAGCTATGAACGTGCTTTAGCCGGCGATTCATTAACGGCAACCATCGAATATTATTTGTTTGATGCTGAACAAAAAAACATTTCGAGATTAGACTTTGATCCCATTGCATCATTTTTAACCTATGGTTTTACATGGAATAAAATTGGTGATAAAGCTTACTTAAAAAAGTATTACCGAGGCTATCAAAAAATGGATATTTCTGAAGTAAATGCTTCTGACAATAGCATCAGAAAAATATATGAAGAAACGGCTGATACATATGTTGATCCACTTACTAGCGATTTTCGCTTATTAGATGATGGAACCTTTTTGATTATTTCCGAAAAAGATGGTTGGAATCATATTTATCGCTATAGCACAAAAAACGGGGAACTAATCAATCAAATCACAAAAGGAGATTATGTAATCCGAAGCATCGAACATGTTGACACGAAAGCAAAAACCATCTATTTCTCTGCCGGAGGAAAAGAAAAAGGTGTCGATCCCTACTTTCCATTTTTATATAGTATAAAGTTCAATGGACAATCATTAAAACTACTTACCCCCGAAGTTGCAGAACACAGTGTTTCGATCTGGGCCGATAAAAATGTATTTATTGATAATTTCTCAACAGTACAGCAACCCAATATTGCCGTGCTTCGCAGCCTGAAAGATGGCAAGGTTTTAAAAACGCTGGAACAAGGTGATATTTCTGAAATTTTAAAAATGGGATGGCAAGCTCCGGAACCTTTCAAAGCCAAAGGACGAGATGGTAAAACCGATATTTATGGAGTTTTGTATAAGCCAGCTAATTTCGACCCAACTAAAAAATATGCAATTATCGAAGGCACATACAGCGGCCCTCAAACCATTAGAGCACCTAAAACATTCCGCAGAGGATTATTAAACGATGATACTCCTTTGGCACAGCTTGGATTTATTCTTATCAATATTGATGGAATGGGATCAGCTTATCGAAGTAAAGCCTTTCATGATGTATCATACAAAAATCTTGGCGACATTGGCGGCCCCGATAAAATGGCTGTAGTTAAAAAACTGGCGCAAAAATACAATTGGTTAGATACTACACGCATTGGTATTTTTGGACATTCTGCCGGAGGTTATGATGCTGCAAGAGCCTTATTGGCATATCCCGATTTTTATAAAGTTGGAGTAGCCGCAGCCGGTAATCACGATCATAGAATAGCCAAAGCCTGGTGGCCCGAATTATACATGGGATATCCAGCCGGACCGCATTACGATGAACAATCGAACATTTTGCATGCCGACAAATTACAAGGTCACCTGATGCTTATTCATGGAGACATGGATCAGAATGTGAATACGGCTTCGTCGATGCGCTTTGCAGCCGAACTTATCAAAGCCAATAAAGATTTTGAATTGTTGATTATTCCTGGGAAAGATCATAGTTCTACCTATTTTGATAAATATGTAATTCGTAAAAGATGGGATTATTTTGTACGTTACCTAATGGAAGTTGAACCTCCCAAAAACTATAAAATAAAGTAA
- a CDS encoding cold shock domain-containing protein: protein MARSKETFGKKEVRNKKDKKRKEKEQRKLEKKEQGKKDFDDMIAWVDENGMITDTPPDLTQKTEIKAENIEVSIPKAEFRETASNIRTGRLKNFDESKGFGFITDSDTRDSLFVHINDCLEPIAIGDRVEFETEKGLKGLKAVNVKKAQQ, encoded by the coding sequence ATGGCAAGATCAAAAGAAACTTTTGGTAAAAAAGAAGTAAGAAACAAAAAAGACAAAAAAAGAAAAGAAAAAGAGCAGCGAAAGCTTGAAAAGAAAGAGCAAGGCAAAAAAGACTTTGATGATATGATTGCCTGGGTCGATGAAAATGGTATGATTACCGATACTCCACCTGATTTAACTCAAAAAACTGAAATTAAAGCGGAAAATATCGAAGTTAGTATTCCCAAAGCCGAATTCCGCGAAACTGCCAGTAATATCAGAACAGGAAGACTTAAAAATTTTGATGAATCAAAAGGTTTTGGTTTCATTACTGATTCCGATACAAGAGATTCTCTTTTTGTACACATTAACGATTGCCTTGAACCAATTGCTATTGGCGACCGTGTTGAATTTGAAACAGAGAAAGGTCTTAAAGGTCTAAAAGCTGTTAATGTAAAAAAAGCCCAACAATAG
- a CDS encoding aminopeptidase P family protein encodes MFKKETYINRRQQLAKDVDKGIILFIGNSESPMNYVDNPYHFRQDSSFLYFFGIDHPDLAAIIDTESSEATIYGNDYTIDDIVWMGNQPTIANRAAESGVSKSASIDQLKTDLQKAKSQGRTIHFLPLYRPECQIKLFQWIGVLPDEVKEKASLELIQAVIKQRNYKSDEEIEEIEKAVDTTVDMHLAAMRMARPGMKEAEIAGEMERIATAAGGHISFPVIGTINGQTLHNHYHGNILKEGRMFLLDAGAETAMGYAGDMSSTFPVNKTFTSEQKDIYQVSLNAHNRAIELLKPGVPFKDVYFESAREIMKGMKDLGFVTGDIDEGIAEGAHAMFFPCGLGHMMGLDVHDMENLGEQYVGYDNEEKSTQFGLKSLRLARKLEPGFVLTIEPGIYFIPQLIDLWKNEKRFQKYLNFIKLEQFKNFGGCRNEEDFLITETGARLLGKPLPKSIQDVEKERLKAF; translated from the coding sequence ATGTTCAAAAAAGAAACTTATATAAACAGACGCCAGCAACTGGCAAAAGATGTTGACAAAGGAATTATCCTATTTATTGGAAACTCTGAAAGTCCGATGAATTATGTTGATAATCCTTACCACTTCCGTCAGGATAGTAGCTTTTTGTATTTCTTTGGGATTGATCATCCCGACTTAGCTGCTATTATTGATACCGAAAGTAGCGAAGCAACCATTTATGGTAACGATTACACAATAGATGACATTGTTTGGATGGGTAATCAACCAACCATTGCCAATCGTGCAGCAGAATCCGGTGTTTCAAAAAGTGCTTCAATCGATCAGTTAAAAACCGATTTACAAAAAGCTAAGAGTCAAGGACGAACAATTCACTTTTTACCTTTATATCGACCTGAGTGTCAGATTAAATTATTTCAGTGGATAGGTGTTTTGCCCGATGAAGTAAAAGAAAAAGCTTCGTTAGAATTGATACAAGCAGTTATCAAGCAGCGTAATTATAAATCGGATGAAGAAATTGAAGAAATTGAAAAAGCTGTAGATACAACAGTTGATATGCATTTGGCCGCCATGAGGATGGCTCGCCCAGGAATGAAAGAAGCAGAAATTGCAGGTGAAATGGAACGCATTGCTACAGCCGCTGGTGGGCACATCTCTTTTCCGGTTATTGGAACCATCAACGGTCAAACTCTTCATAACCATTATCATGGCAACATTTTAAAAGAAGGCCGAATGTTTCTTCTTGATGCAGGTGCCGAAACAGCCATGGGTTATGCTGGCGACATGTCAAGTACGTTTCCGGTAAATAAAACTTTTACGAGCGAACAAAAAGACATTTACCAGGTATCACTCAATGCCCATAACAGAGCAATTGAATTACTCAAACCGGGAGTTCCTTTTAAAGACGTCTACTTTGAGTCGGCCCGAGAAATTATGAAAGGGATGAAAGATCTTGGTTTTGTTACAGGCGATATTGACGAAGGGATTGCTGAAGGTGCCCATGCCATGTTTTTTCCTTGTGGCCTAGGTCATATGATGGGATTAGATGTTCATGATATGGAAAACCTTGGAGAACAATACGTAGGCTACGATAACGAAGAAAAAAGCACTCAATTTGGATTGAAATCGTTACGATTGGCTCGCAAACTCGAACCAGGATTCGTATTAACCATTGAACCAGGCATTTACTTCATCCCTCAATTAATTGACCTATGGAAAAATGAAAAACGTTTTCAAAAGTATCTTAACTTCATTAAATTAGAGCAGTTTAAAAACTTTGGTGGATGCCGTAACGAAGAGGATTTTCTGATTACAGAAACAGGAGCACGACTATTGGGCAAACCTCTTCCTAAATCCATCCAAGATGTAGAAAAAGAACGATTAAAAGCATTTTAA
- a CDS encoding PepSY-associated TM helix domain-containing protein: protein MNILRSLFRKRRKKENIIKYILFLLHIWGGICVGVLISFIAITGAIYVFKSEIEDLSARHYINRNADAKDCVSLRLVASNFMDEFDTKPARIVIPEEADKNIRVSGGGRGSDQIIAFADKQTGEILGTVSPAVSNFFWTIFRLHRWFNTDNPRVFRQIVAGATVAFMFFILSGIVLWWPVRGKKKPFKNKFNARLKYGFHVFNRDFHINFGAMASVFLLLITWTGIYFTYPNVREITIGMFQTKAEKEEAKQQKIKREKMAKNNPRSHQRRPEKSINDSIYTTINYEAMISEAQEKLNYKGDVSFIFPGHHFSNITIRKTNTNNFLGAVLHDDITFDETGKQLKTQFWSDKTTSLKIRSLIKSLHTGEILGLKSKILYFLIALFAAYLPISGYIMWFKKLRVS, encoded by the coding sequence ATGAATATTTTACGTTCGCTTTTCAGAAAGCGTAGAAAAAAAGAAAATATCATCAAGTACATCTTATTCCTCCTCCATATATGGGGAGGAATTTGTGTTGGTGTACTTATTTCATTTATTGCCATAACGGGTGCTATCTATGTTTTTAAATCAGAGATAGAAGATTTAAGTGCACGTCACTACATCAACCGAAATGCGGATGCTAAAGATTGTGTTTCGCTAAGGTTAGTAGCTAGCAATTTTATGGATGAATTTGATACAAAACCAGCCCGAATTGTAATTCCTGAAGAAGCAGATAAGAATATCAGAGTTAGTGGTGGTGGCCGAGGTTCTGATCAGATCATTGCTTTTGCAGATAAACAAACAGGCGAAATACTTGGAACGGTATCTCCTGCAGTCAGCAATTTTTTCTGGACTATCTTTCGCTTACATCGCTGGTTCAATACAGATAATCCTAGAGTCTTCCGTCAAATTGTTGCCGGTGCTACCGTCGCTTTTATGTTTTTTATTCTTTCTGGTATTGTTTTGTGGTGGCCTGTAAGAGGTAAGAAAAAGCCTTTTAAGAATAAATTTAATGCCCGCCTAAAATATGGTTTTCATGTATTTAACCGCGATTTTCATATCAATTTTGGAGCCATGGCATCAGTATTTCTTCTACTAATCACCTGGACCGGAATCTATTTTACTTATCCAAACGTGCGAGAAATTACAATTGGTATGTTTCAGACTAAGGCTGAAAAAGAAGAAGCAAAGCAACAGAAGATCAAGCGAGAAAAAATGGCTAAAAACAATCCTCGTTCGCATCAACGACGCCCCGAAAAATCGATTAATGATAGCATTTATACCACTATCAATTACGAAGCTATGATAAGTGAAGCTCAAGAAAAACTTAATTACAAAGGTGATGTGAGTTTTATTTTTCCTGGGCATCATTTTTCGAATATTACCATACGTAAAACTAATACAAACAACTTTTTAGGGGCTGTCTTGCATGATGATATCACTTTTGATGAGACAGGAAAACAATTGAAAACTCAATTTTGGTCAGACAAAACAACCTCGTTGAAAATAAGATCACTAATTAAAAGTCTGCATACCGGAGAAATTTTAGGATTGAAATCAAAAATTCTATATTTCTTAATTGCTCTTTTTGCAGCCTATCTGCCCATTAGCGGATACATCATGTGGTTTAAAAAGCTCCGTGTTAGTTAG